From the genome of Anaerolineae bacterium, one region includes:
- the rplJ gene encoding 50S ribosomal protein L10 has protein sequence MPITKEEKVRRVALYKESIAQSEGIILTNYIGMDTTQINELKGQLREVGGNFMIVKNTLLRIALKDLGLPVSENFTEGPTAISFGKDLTKVAKKLIDYSKNVGLPGLKGAILGNRILKPEEVETLAKLPSREELLGQLVGALQSPVYGLVYVLGGIIRSLIYVLQARAKQLETQS, from the coding sequence TTGCCGATAACAAAAGAGGAAAAGGTCAGAAGAGTTGCTCTCTACAAGGAAAGCATCGCTCAAAGCGAGGGGATAATCCTGACCAACTATATCGGGATGGATACAACTCAGATAAACGAGCTCAAGGGACAGCTTCGAGAAGTCGGCGGGAATTTCATGATAGTAAAAAACACTCTTCTAAGGATTGCCTTGAAAGACCTTGGCCTTCCGGTGTCGGAAAATTTCACCGAAGGGCCCACAGCTATAAGCTTCGGGAAAGATTTAACTAAAGTAGCCAAGAAGCTTATTGATTACTCCAAAAACGTGGGGCTTCCCGGGTTAAAGGGTGCCATCCTGGGGAATAGAATTCTGAAGCCGGAGGAAGTGGAGACTCTGGCCAAGTTGCCTTCCAGAGAAGAATTATTGGGGCAGCTTGTGGGGGCCTTGCAGTCCCCCGTTTATGGTCTGGTGTATGTTCTTGGTGGAATTATCCGGAGCTTGATTTACGTCCTTCAGGCTCGGGCTAAGCAATTGGAAACCCAATCTTGA
- the rplL gene encoding 50S ribosomal protein L7/L12 yields MTKEEIIAAIEKMTVLELAELVKALEERFGVSAAAPVVAAAPVAAAAAAPAAPAVEEKTQFDVYIKDSGPKKIQVIKVVRELTNLGLKEAKDLVESAPAKLLEGVSKEQAEAAKAKLEEAGAVVEIK; encoded by the coding sequence ATGACGAAGGAAGAGATTATTGCGGCTATAGAAAAGATGACAGTCCTTGAGCTGGCTGAACTGGTCAAGGCTCTGGAGGAAAGGTTTGGCGTATCGGCAGCGGCGCCTGTGGTGGCCGCTGCGCCCGTGGCCGCTGCTGCAGCAGCGCCAGCAGCTCCAGCTGTTGAGGAGAAAACTCAGTTTGATGTCTATATAAAGGACTCTGGCCCCAAGAAGATCCAGGTAATTAAAGTGGTACGGGAGCTTACCAACCTGGGCCTCAAGGAGGCAAAAGATCTGGTTGAAAGTGCCCCCGCTAAACTTTTAGAGGGGGTCTCCAAAGAGCAGGCTGAAGCTGCTAAGGCCAAACTGGAAGAAGCAGGCGCTGTGGTTGAAATTAAATAA
- a CDS encoding zinc ribbon domain-containing protein: MPIEIPSDLIERVVLAFQIFLGLAGAFWLALWVSILIWTYRDIKSRTRDTLLQLLAVAMVFLFNLPGLLLYFLLRPRETLAEAYERALEEEALLQGIEEREACPGCGRRVHNNFILCPYCHTRLKKACKACGRLLHLSWDLCPYCGAEQG; this comes from the coding sequence ATGCCGATAGAAATCCCCTCTGACCTCATAGAGCGGGTGGTTTTGGCTTTTCAAATTTTTTTGGGGCTTGCTGGAGCTTTTTGGCTGGCTCTTTGGGTCAGCATTTTAATATGGACCTACAGGGACATAAAATCCAGGACAAGGGACACACTGCTTCAACTTTTAGCCGTAGCTATGGTCTTTCTCTTTAATCTACCCGGGCTACTGCTTTACTTTTTGCTTCGCCCTCGAGAAACCTTAGCGGAAGCTTATGAGAGAGCTTTGGAAGAAGAGGCTTTGCTCCAGGGTATAGAAGAGCGAGAAGCCTGCCCGGGCTGCGGACGCAGAGTGCACAACAATTTTATCCTCTGCCCCTATTGTCACACGCGTTTGAAGAAAGCCTGCAAAGCTTGCGGACGATTGTTACATCTGAGCTGGGATCTATGTCCTTACTGTGGGGCAGAGCAGGGATAA
- a CDS encoding DUF1232 domain-containing protein, translating to MRFKQIRLLWNLFWDPRVPLWFKVLVVLIPLVYILLPTDLFLDTAPILGPLDDIILVLLVLKAFLELTPRRVREEQERRMESISAPYRVLDKKEGKN from the coding sequence GTGAGGTTTAAGCAAATAAGGCTTCTGTGGAACCTTTTTTGGGACCCCAGGGTCCCCCTGTGGTTTAAGGTCCTGGTGGTGCTTATCCCTCTGGTTTACATCCTTCTTCCCACCGATTTATTCCTCGATACCGCACCGATTCTGGGCCCACTTGATGACATTATTCTGGTGCTTCTGGTCTTAAAGGCTTTTCTGGAACTGACCCCACGCCGGGTACGGGAGGAACAGGAACGCCGGATGGAATCAATCTCAGCGCCTTACAGGGTGCTGGATAAGAAAGAAGGAAAAAATTAA